One Pseudoalteromonas rubra genomic window, CGGATAAACCCCCATAACCTTAGCCTGAATATTGAAATCCAATAGTTTTGACTCAACTAGACGAGATACTGCTTCGAGCTCTTCTTCGGAGATCGGGTTTTTCGCTTTATCTGGTCTGTCTAACAAATCGAGTGACGGCAAAGGATCTTTCGGAGGTTCAGCTTCCAATAAAGCTTCAAATTGCTCTTTGGCGCTTGGTGGTGGCTGATAACCCGATGTAGGCTTTTCTTTAGGTTTTAATGGCCGTGCGGGTGATACCACTTTGGTTTCAACGGGCGCAGGTGTATCGTCCAGTGCATTCAGCGCCGCTACCGTATCAAACGCTTCATCGTCGACCGCAGAGAAATTGATTTCCTGCTCAAGAATGTCATCCAGTTCATCGAACACACTGGGTGCTACGGCGATGTCATCGTCATTAGCCAGCGCTAAATCGCTTGCCTCAGAGTGACGTATCTCAGGCTCAGGCAAAGACGCAGGTTTTGCGCCAAACAACTTATCTTTCAGCTTTTGGGGCTTACTCTTGTTGGACTGTTGTAGGGCATCCGAAACATGCTCGACCGTATCAGACGTTGTGGCCTCAACCCCATCTTCAATGATATGCTCAATGGGTTCGACTTCAACTTGCGCAGCTGCTTGATTGTGCTCTGTACTTTCGACCGGCGCAGCATCGTTCAGCAGATCAGCGTCTTTGCTATCTTCATTACCATCATTTAGTGTGACAGCTGCCTTGGGTTCGCTACGATGTTTTATTTTGGCGAAACACCATTTACAGAATGCAACTACTTTCTCGCCAATATAGTCGACAAATTCAACCCAGGATACCCCTGTCAACAGTGTCAGGCCCGCAAAGAAAAAGCATAATAATAAGATTGTGGTTCCTGTAAAGTTAAATGCAGGCATCATGGCACTGGCGACCACATCCCCCACTACCCCACCGGAAGAAAAGCTATAAATATCGTCAAAATTGATGCTGCTGATGGCGCTAGCTGATGTGATAAACAAAGTTCCGCCTATCAGTCTCAGTCCCAAAGTTGTGTAGTCTAGCTGCAGTAGTTTGTGTGGTTTTTTGAACAACAGATAGCCAAACAACTGAATGACTGCCGGCACTAAAAATGCCAGCCAGCCAAAACTGAGTAATAAAATATCAGCAACCCAGGCACCAGCTGCACCTGTGATATTGTTTACCTTGATAAACTCGCCTGTTTGCGTCCAGGCTGGGTCTGCCGGGTCAAAACTGATAAGTGCGCACAGCGTAAATATCGCTGCCGCGGTGCTGACGATCAGGCCAGTCTCCAGCAGGCGCTGAATACCATTTAAGCGCATTATGTAATACCTAAATACTGTTTCGTTAATTCTAACATGACTTTTTGCACACCTTAGCAAGAATTTCCCTAGGGTGCACAAGGTTTTATCACTTCGCCTTGCTCCCCTTTTACTTCTTCCATTACAACATAGGTACGACTTTCACTAATGCTGGGTAATTTTAAAAGTATCTCACCTAAAACGCCGCGATACTCAGACATATCCGTTACCCGGGTTTTTAACAGGTAGTCAAAGTTACCTGACACAAGGTGACATTCGATAATTTCATCATGTTGCTTTACAGCCTGATTAAACTGATCGAATACATCAGGCGAATTTTTATTGACGGTGACCTCAACGAATACCAACAAGCCCTGACCCAGTTTCACCGGGTCAACAACGGCCTTATATCCTTTTATATAGCCTTCGCGTTCAAGTTTTTTTACCCGCTCCAGACAAGGCGTAGCGCTCAGCCCTATTCGTCTGGCTAATTCTACATTAGAAATTCGTCCGTCTTTTTGCAGTTCAACTAAAATCTTTCTATCGGTTCTGTCTAACTGAGTATGCATGATAAGTTTTATATCCTGAATATTTACTTAATACAGTATTATCAACTAATCATTATACTAAAAAAGGTAGGACATACTAGCAAACCATATCTATAATGGTCGAAAATTTTACCCCGTTCTTAATTGAGGCGAATTGTTATGATTATTGGTGTACCTAAAGAGATAAAAAACCACGAGTACCGTGTTGGTATGGTTCCAGCGAGTGTTCGTGAACTGATTAATCACGGCCACCAGGTAATAGTTGAAACAAATGCAGGTATCGGCATTGGTTTCACTGACGAAGATTATGTTCAGGTTGGTGCAGAAATCCGTGACACAGCGGCACAGGTTTTCGAGCAAGCTGACATGATCGTTAAAGTAAAAGAGCCACAGGCTGTTGAGCGCGCAATGCTACGTGAAGACCAAATTCTATTCACTTACTTGCACCTTGCACCTGATTTGCCTCAGACAGAAGATCTGGTTAAGAGCGGCGCAATCTGTATCGCATACGAAACGGTTACTGACAACCGTGGTGGTTTACCATTATTAGCACCTATGTCAGAAGTTGCTGGTCGTATGTCAATCCAGGCAGGTGCGCAGGCACTTGAAAAGTCAAACCTGGGTCGCGGCATGCTATTAGGTGGCGTACCAGGTGTTGAACCAGCGAAAGTTGTTGTGATCGGTGGTGGTATGGTTGGCCGTAACGCAGCACAAATGGCTGTTGGTATGGGTGCTGACGTAACAATCCTTGATCGTAACATCGACGTTCTGCGTAGCCTAAACGCACAGTTTGGCAGCCAGGCTAAAGTTATCTACTCAACAGTTGATGCGCTAGAGAAGCACGTTGTTGAAGCCGACCTAGTGATCGGTGGTGTTCTAATTCCAGGCGCAGCTGCTCCTAAATTAGTTACAGCTGAGCACATCAAAGCAATGAAGCCTGGTGCAGCAATCGTTGACGTTGCTATCGACCAGGGTGGTTGTATCGCAACTTCTAAAGCAACAACACACGCAGAACCAACTTACATCGTTGACGATGTTGTTCACTATTGTGTAGCAAACATGCCAGGCGCAGTACCACGCACTTCTACGTTTGCTTTGAACAACGCAACACTGCCTTACATCATCAAGCTTGCAAACCAGGGCTACAAAGAGGCGCTATTGTCTGACGAGCACTTCCTGAATGGTCTGAACGTTATTAAGGGTCAGATCACATGTAAAGAAGTCGCTGAAGGCTTTAATATGGAATACGTTGAAGCACGTGCAGCGCTTGCCAACGCATAATTAAACACTTGGTGTTTACAAAGCCTCGCTTATGCGGGGCTTTTTGCTTTTTTTACTCCAGGTGCGAAGAGAGTTGCCTGTACCGCTTTTTATTGTCTATCTTTTTATAATAGTCAGGTAGTAAAGGTAGCGTTACATGGCCATATCTCTCACCCAGCAAGAAAAACTCATTTTAAAAACGGTCAATATTCCTCCAAGACCACAAGCACTGTTGCAGTTTTCAGAAGAAGCTAAGCTCCAGGAACCCAACATCACCAAAATTTCAGATATATTACAAAGCGATGTGGCGATCAGTGCTGCTATTTTACAGGTGGTGAATTCAGCCGCCTTTCGTCGCAGCCGCGAAATTGACTCCATTGAACAAGCTGTCATGGTCCTGGGTTTAAAGCGGCTCATTCCGTTAGTTAAAGCTGTGGCTTTAAAGTCCTCGGTTGATTTACCTGCTGCACTAAGTGATTTCTGGGAAACGCAATCCGATATTGGTCAACATGCTTCTGCCATTTGTAACCGCCTTAACCGGCCTGCACTGGCAAATCACGCGTACATGCTTGGTTTATTCCATGGTGTTGGGATCCCCATTTTATGCCAGCACTTTGATGACTATCAGAACGTGCTGGATAAAGCACAGACAGACGGCTGGACCGAAGCCAGTCAATTTGAGTTTGCCCAGTATCACACCAGCCATGGCACCATAGGTGCGTTGCTCGCTCAACAGTGGCGCCTGCCAAAAATCGTGATTAACGTTATTTACTACCAACATGACGTAGACGGTATACTCACGTCCGGGGAGTTGGATAGCATTGGTAATGACCTGCTGTCTATTTTAAAAATCGCCCGCCATAAATCCTATTTAGCAACAACCCCAGTAAGTGAACAGAATCCGGAGTGGCAAGTGATCAAAGACGATGTCATGGATTATCTGGATATTTCTGACGAAGAGCTCGACGAGTTGTGGGGTGAATCATCAGAGTAGAGATAATCCACAGCCAGCACCTACAAATAGGCACACGATAGGCCAAGATAATTAACCACAGCAGATCTGTTGCGGATCCGCTCAAAACTAATAAAAACTGCATTTAAATGCCTAAATAATTGAAAGTTTCCCTCAATGATTTACCTTTATAAAGGGAAGCAGTTAGGAGATATGCCTGTGAAGTTCAAATTTAAGGTAATAGCCGTTTCAGCCTCAGTGCTCTTTCTGGCCCTGTTATTACTATCACTTAAACAGTATTTTTTACTGAAAGATAATTTACAACAACAAGTCAATGATAGTGTAGGAGAAATCATTCAGGGGATCAGTAACACTGTGACCTCGCAGATGCAAGGTGCCATTAATTTGGCGGTACTGACCACCGGGCTGGTGGAACAAAGCGATTCACTTAAACAAGCCCTGCCCTTGATCTCGCAACCAAAATTAAAAGAAACATTTCTGTTGATTGGCTATGGTGAAGATGCTACCGGAAACTATGTTGCAAGCGATCCAGGGTGGGATCCAGGACCAACCTGGGATCCTCGAGTGCGTCCATGGTTTGCCGGTGCTAAACAGGCTAATCAACTGATTGTGACTGCACCTTATGCCGATTCAGTGAGTAAAGAAATTGTGGTATCTGTCGGCACACCCGTTAAAAAAGGCAGCCGCTTCCATGGCGCTATCTTCTTTGATGTCAGTCTCGCCAAACTCGGTAATATGATCAATTCTTTTGAACTATTTGACTCCGGCTTTGCGTTTATGGTGAGTAAAGATGGCACCATTATTTCGCACCCGGATACCAAGTTAAATGGCCAGCAAGCAAGTAAATTTTTAGGTCGGACCCAGGTGTCTCAAACAGTGCAAGAAATCAGTATGAATAACCGCACCTATTTGATCACCTTTAAGGACGTCGAAGGTTTGGACTGGTATGTGGGTGTCGCACTCGAAAAAGACAAGGTATTTGCTGCTGTCAATACGATGGCTCAGGATGCCACTTTGTTCTCACTCATCGCGGTAATTGCAGCCATTGTTGTATTATCCTTGGTTATTAACTTGCTTCTTAAGCCCCTTGAAGACATCAATGTTGCGATGGCTAACATTGCCCAGGGGCACGCTGATTTGACAGTTCGCCTTGAGGCCTCTAACGAGCCCGAGTTTGCATCACTGGCTGAAAACTTCAACCGCTTTACTTCCCGGCTGCAAACGCTCATTGCCGATATTCAGCAGCTTGGACACGAGGTATTGGAAGATGCCCGACAAACTTCGACAGGGGCCAATCAGGCCACCATGGCCATAGAGCAGCAGCTTAACGCACTCAATACTTTAACGACTGCCACAGCGAACATGTCAAGCACAGAACAACAAGTTGCAAACACAGCACAACAGGCAGCCGACGCTATTCAAAACACCGACAACCTCGCCAGCAACGGAGAAACCATAGTGGCAGAATCAACCGACGCCATTACGGATTTATCGGCACAAATCAAACGCGCTGTGGATGTTGTCGCTGAACTCGAAGTATCGTCTTCAGGCATAGAGCAGATATTATCCGTCATCAATGGGATTGCCGAGCAAACCAACTTGTTAGCGCTCAACGCTGCAATTGAAGCCGCACGGGCTGGCGAATCTGGTCGTGGTTTTGCGGTGGTTGCCGACGAAGTAAGAACCCTGGCACAACGCACACAAGAAGCAACAACCGAAATCAAAGCCATGATAGATCAGCTGCAAAGCGGTGCTCAAAGTGCGGTTGGTGTTATGAACCAAAGTCAGACCATAGTTGAAAAATCGGTCAGCAAAGCCAATGACACCCGGGAAGCACTGGACGCTATTCGTCAGTCTATTGCCAGCATTGTCGATTTAAATGTCAGTATCGCTAATATGATCAGCGAGCAGAAACACGTAGTAGAAGAAGTCAATAACAATGCTTCTCAAATCCGTAACCTGTCTGACACTGTGTTTGATGAAGCCAAAGCAGTTGATCACACAATGCAGTCTCAGGTAGAAAAAATTGCTAAGCAGGAAAATATGTTAGAACAGTTCAGAGTGTAAACTTGCCACTGATGTAACACTAGCGAGTGAGGTTAAAACTCGCTAGTATATGGATATAAAGACAGTATAAGTAGCAATTCGGCACATGCATAGCGACCTTAAAGACACTTTCGAGCAATATTTTCAGATTGCCGAATCTAACCAGATTAACCTGTACCCTGTTGACGCCAACATGGTGCCCAAAAGTCAGGCTCAACTAGAAGCTGCCATTCCGCCTCTGTTCAGACTCGCAAACGAAATTAATGAACTGGACCTAAACGCGCTTAGACCACTGCGAAACCTGGGTGATGTCGCCAGCGATCTGGCTGCGTATCTGCAAGCACAGTCACGTAAAATCGACCTGATCATGAGTCATATTCTGGCCACGGAACAACCTGAAGATGAACTACTCAGATGTGACAGTTATGGTGGTGGTGGCATCATAGCCACACTAGAACAAGACTACGACCTTGGCCAGAATTTCAGAACCAAAGTATTCTTACAACATGAAGCCAGCGCCATATTTTGTTATGCCCGGGTGATTGACAAAGAAGCGCTTGATTCGGGCTTTCGTTATACCCTGGCCTTCACTCAAATTCGCGATAACGATCAGGAACTGTTGGTTCGCGCCAGCTTGCATGCCCAAACCCGGCAGCTAAAAAAGCGTCAGTCACCTGACGAAAATGAACAAAATAGCTGACAGCTAAGCTGTCAGTGCTAAACTAGTCGTCTACTATTTTTGATTGATTACACCATGAGTTTTACACTTTTACCCGAGTGGGCAACACAAGACGCCGTGATGCTCACCTGGCCACATCAAAATACTGACTGGGCAGACATATTACCCCAGGTTGAACCCGTTTATATCGCCTTGTGTCAGCAGATCACTCAAGTTGAGAAGGTCGTTATTGTTGCGAACAATGTCGAGCTGAAAGCACATATAAAACAGAAGCTAACAGAAGCAGATGTCGACATGACACAAATTGTGTTCGTGGATGCCCCCTGTAACGATACCTGGGCGCGTGATCATGGACCACTGACTACGCAAGACGCGTCAGGTCGACTCTCCATAAAAGACTTCACCTTTAATGGTTGGGGTAACAAGTTTGCAGCTGAGCTTGACAATCAGATTAATGCGCACCTGCACGCTAAGGTGGTTAATCCCCAAAATCACTATGAAGCTATTGACCTGGTGCTTGAAGGCGGTGGGATTGAAATCGACGAAGCTGGCACTTTGTTAACCACGTCTGAGTGCTTGCTTAACCCAAATCGTAATCCGCACCTGACTAAAACCGAGCTAGAGCAAAAACTGAGCGAGATTTTAGGTGCCAAACAGTTTCTCTGGGTAGACCATGGCTTCCTGGCCGGTGATGATACCGACAGTCACATTGATACACTGGTCCGCTTTGCCCCTAATAATACGTTGGTGTACGTCAGCTGCGACGATCCAAAAGATGCGCATTATGAAGCCCTCAGTGCGATGGAGACACAACTGAAGTCATTCCGTACGCCACAAGGCCAGCCATATAACCTGATCGCCCTGCCCTGGCCTAAAGCCGTATTCAATGATGAAGGCGAGCGTTTGCCGGCCACATACGCAAATTATCTGATCATCAACGATACCGTTTTGATGCCGCTTTACGGCGATGACAACGACGCCCGCGCACTGACTCAATTGCAAAGCGCACACCCGGAGCGCACCGTCATTGGCATTGACTGCCTGCCTATTATTCATCAGTTTGGCAGCCTCCACTGTATCACAATGCAGCTACCCGCCGGATTTTTAAAACAGGACTAATTTTAATGAGTAACAACACGTTGAAAGTCGCACTGGTTCAGCACAGTAATAGCGCCGATTTACAAAACAACCTGGATAAGTCCATTGCCGGGATCCGCGATGCAGCGGCTCAGGGCGCGAAACTCGTGGTATTACAAGAGCTGCACCGCAGCCTGTATTTTTGTCAGACTGAAGACACCGACCTGTTTGACCTGGCTGAGACTATTCCGGGCCCAAGCAGCGATGTATTTTGTCAGCTTGCCAAAGAGCTAAACCTGGTAATTGTCGCTTCGCTTTTCGAAAAACGTGCAACCGGCTTGTATCACAATACAGCAGTTGTCTTTGAAACCGATGGCAGTATTGCCGGTCAGTATCGAAAAATGCACATTCCTGACGATCCGGGCTTTTATGAAAAATTCTATTTTACACCAGGCGACATGGGCTTTTCGCCTATCCAAACCTCTGTAGGTAAACTGGGTGTATTGGTATGTTGGGATCAATGGTTCCCGGAAGGCGCGCGCTTAATGGCCATGGCCGGTGCTGATATGCTGATTTACCCGACTGCAATAGGTTGGGACCCTCGCGACGAGCAGGACGAACAAATTCGTCAGCGCGACGCCTGGATGATCGCACAACGCGCCCATGCCGTATCTAACGGTTTGCCCGTTTTAAGTGTTAACCGTGTTGGCCACGAAGCCGACCCAAGCGGCCAAAGTGAAGGGATCCAGTTCTGGGGTAACTCCTTTGTCGCAGGGCCACAGGGCGAGCTACTAGCACATGGCAGCGAATCTGAAGAACAACTTTTGGTGGTTGAACTTGATCAGAGCCGCAGTGAGTCCGTCAGACGAATTTGGCCATACCTGAGAGATCGTCGTATCGACCACTATCAGGACCTATGCAAAATTTACCGGGATTAATCTATCCCAAAACGGCCTCGACATGGCGTCAGGCCGCTTTGCTTTATTATCGCTAAGCGCGAGTCGAATTACATTAAGTGCAATAAAAACAACATGCAGTAACAGGAGTATATGAATGGCAACAGCGCAGTGGAACAAACTTCCCTGGGTCAAATCGCAAAAGGATAAAATCCATTGGGGCCAGCTGGTCGGTAGCAGTATGTCCATTGCCATCAGTGAAGGCGTCAGACAACATGATGCATTGGTTGTGGTGGTGACACCTGATACGCCAAGCGCATTGCGCCTTGAGACTGAGTTAGGTTACTTACTGGGTGAAGACAAAGTTCATGTTTTCCCCGACTGGGAAACCTTACCCTACGATCACTTTTCACCCCATCAGGATATCATTTCGCAGCGCCTTGCCAGCCTGAATTCCCTGCGTCATCAGCATCAGGGCGTATTATTACTGCCTGTGTCCACGTTAATGTTGCGCACTGCACCACCTGAATTTATTTATGGCAGTGCCTTACAGTTTAAGGTTGGCGACTCACTGGATGCGCAAAAGCTCAAAGAAACGCTGGCTCAGGCCGGATACCGTAACGTACAGCAAGTGATGGAACACGGCGAATTCGCTGTCAGAGGCTCTATTATCGACCTGTTTCCAATGGGCAGCACCACGCCATTCCGGCTCGACTTTTTCGATGACGAACTGGACAGCATTCGACTCTTTGATATTGAGACGCAGCGCTCCAGCGAACAGATAAAGTCCATCGATTTATTACCCGCTCATGAGTTCCCAACCAACGACGAAGACATTGAACGTTTTCGTATTGCATATCGGGAAACCTTTGGTGCGAGCAGCGAACAAGACTCCGTTTATATGCAGGTAACCAGGGGCAACTGGCCTGCCGGTATTGAGTATTACCTGCCGCTATTTTACGAAGAAATTGCGACCATATTTGATTACCTCCCAGAACAAGCCGTGTTTATGCACCTGGGTGACATCGAACAGGCTGCCTCTGAGTTCTGGCTGGACGTCAATAATCGCTATGAAAACCGACGAGTTGACCCACTACGACCCCTGCTAGAACCAGTGCGCCTTTATCAAAACGTCGAAACCCTGTTTGAAGGGTTTTCGCGTTACCCCAGAATTCGCCTGAGTGAAGCAAGCCTGGGCACCAAGGCCGGGCATACCAATCTCAGCGCCAGTCTGGTGACTGATGTTCGTGTTGACCATAAACAGACTGACCCCTTTAAGCCACTGCTGGATTACATTACCGTACAGAAAAAGAATAAAGGCCGGGTGTTATTCAGTGTTGAGTCGGATGGTCGCCGCGAATCTCTGATGACCTTACTCAAACCAAGTGGCCTGAAACTCAAAGAATTTGATAATTTTGCTCATTTCGCCAGTGCGCGCAACGATGTAGGCCTGATCGTCAGTCCGCTTGAGCGCTCTGTCATGCTCGACGGAAACAAGCCTTTAAGTATTCTGACTGAGCAAGAATTGCTGGGTATTAAAGTTTCACAGCGCCGCCGTCGTAAACACAAATACGATCAAGGCCAGGATGCACTTATACGCAACCTGGCAGAGCTCAAAGAAGGCCAGCCAATTGTCCACCTGGACCATGGTGTCGGTCGATACCTTGGCCTGCAAACCATTGATGCCGCCGGTGTTGCCACAGAGTTTGTGACCATCATCTATGCCAATGATGCCAAGCTCTATGTGCCCGTATCTGCACTACACATGCTAAGCCGATATTCCGGAGGCGAAGAAGCCTCAGCTCCGTTGCATAAACTCGGCTCAGACGTCTGGGAAAAAGCCAAACGCCGCGCCGCCGAAAAAGTCCGAGATGTTGCTGCAGAGCTGCTGGACATCTACGCTAAGCGTCAAAGCAAGCCAGGTCATTTATTCAAACTCGACGGCCAGGCCTATCGCGAATTCAGCGATACTTTCCCGTTCGAAGAGACAGACGACCAACGTAACGCCATTGACGCCGTACTGGGAGATATGCAAACCCCACTTGCAATGGATCGGTTGGTGTGTGGTGACGTTGGTTTTGGTAAAACAGAAGTGGCCATGCGAGCAGCCTTTGTTGCGATAAATGACAACAAACAAGTTGCCGTGCTGGTGCCCACTACTTTGCTGGCACAGCAGCACTATGAGAACTTCCGCGACCGCTTTGCCTCCTTGCCCATTGAGGTTGGCGTATTATCCCGCTTTAACAGCACGAAAGAGCAAAAAGACACCCTCGACAAGCTTGAAAACGGCCAGCTTGATATTGTGATCGGCACCCACAAGCTGCTGCAACAAAGCATCAAGTATAGAGACCTGGGCTTATTGATTGTCGACGAAGAGCACCGCTTCGGGGTAAGACAAAAAGAAAAGATCAAACAACTGCGCGCCGACGTAGACATACTCACGCTAACAGCGACGCCCATTCCACGAACCCTGAATATGGCCATGAGTGGCATGCGTGACCTGTCTATTATTGCTACGCCACCCGCAAAACGCCTGGCAGTGAAGACCTTTGTGCAGGAGCGCAACGATGAGGTGATCCGCGAAGCCATTCTGCGGGAAATTAAACGGGGTGGTCAGGTGTACTTCTTACACAATAATGTCGAAACCATAGATAAAACGGCAGCCGACATTGCTGCACTGGTGCCTGAGGCCAGCATTGCCATCGCACATGGCCAGATGCGTGAAAAAGAACTCGAACAACTGATGAGTGACTTTTATCATCAGAAACACAATGTGCTGGTGTGTACCACCATCATAGAAACCGGTATAGATATTCCGTCTGCTAATACCATCATCATGGACCGTGCCGACAAACTGGGTCTGGCACAGATGCACCAGTTACGTGGTCGGGTTGGTCGTAGCCACCATCAGGCTTATGCCTACTTGCTGACCCGCAACAGCCAAACGCTGACCAAAGATGCCGTGAAACGGCTTCAGGCCATCGAATCACTTGAAGACCTCGGCGCCGGTTTTGCCTTGGCGACGCACGATTTGGAGATCCGGGGCGCAGGTGAACTACTGGGTGACGAACAGAGCGGTCAGATCCAGACCGTGGGCTTTACCCTCTACATGGAAATGCTTGAGCAGGCTGTACAAGCGCTCAAAGACGGTAAAGAGCCAACCCTGGAGAATCTGCTACAACAGCAAAGCGATGTGGACCTGAAAATTCCAGCGCTGCTGCCTGATGATTACATCCATGATGTGAACATGCGCCTGAGTATGTACAAGCGTATTGCCAGCGCCAATGATGAAGACACGCAGGACGAGCTGAAGGTCGAGCTGATTGACCGCTTTGGATTACTGCCGGATGCCGCGAAAAACCTCTTTAGCATTCAACTTTTGAAATCAAAAGCGGCTAAACTGGGGATCACCAAAGTGGAAGCCAACCAAAAAGGCGGCTACTTTGAGTTCAGTGCCAGTACCACGGTTAACCCGACATTCATCATTGCTCTGATACAAAGCAACCCGACTGTGTACCGCATGGAAGGTGCCAGCAAATTGCGCTTTAATATCGAAGAGAAAAATGGTCAGGAACGTTTAAAACTGGTAAATGCAATGATTGACGACTTTCAGAAAAAGGCGGTGGCATGATAAGGACAGCCCTTTCCCTGACATTACTGAGCGCTGCGCTATTGGCCTCTGCTTCGGCCAGCGCAAAACGCTGGTATGAAGTTGAGCTGATCGCCTTCGCTCAGCAGGATAACGAGCAACTGCAAGAGGATTTTACAATTGAAAATCCCGAGCTGAATTTAAACCGAACACTGGACCTGCTCACTAAAGGCTACAACAGTGCCGGCCAGCAGGCTTGTCTCAATGGTGACAGTCGTTTTGATCCGCGCCCGGTTACCAGCCGCTTTGTGCAGCAAGATGCGTCCTGGCACTGCGCCGATGGCGTAGACTATATGGCACAGTATCAACAACTCCCGCTAACGCCCCACGCAGAGCCACAGGACCATAAGCAAAACATTTACTTGCTCAACGAGGAGCAGCTTAAGTTTGACAGCGTGCTCAATAAGTTAAAAAAGAAAGGGCTGAAGCCAATTCTGCACACTGGCTGGCGCTTTCCCGACCAAAGTAAAAAGCGCGCACCAAACATACTCGTATATGGTGGACAAAAGTTCGAGCAACCCGCCAGCTATGTGGCCCGTTTAGGTGCCCCGGACGATGGCTTTATCAGCCTGCTGGGCGAACCTAAACAGGTTGCGCAAAAGGAACAAGATCCGACACTGTGGCAGCTACAGGGTTGGATGAAAATCCACATACGGCATTATTTATATGTTACCAGTAACTTTGACTATCATTACAAAAGTGATGAAGGCGACCTACAAAGCGCCAGAATGTCTCAGTTTACCCGGGTATACAGCGGCGACATTCATTATTTAGATCATCCCAAAATGGGGATCATCTTCCAAATCAGAAAATACAGACACTGACGGAAACTACTATGAAAAAAATTTTAACCCTGACTCTGCTCCTCGGCCTGGCTGCCTGCTCTAAAGTAAGCATGGAAAACTACGACAAGATCGAAGTGGGTATGGACAAAACTGAGCTGGAACAAATTCTGGGATCTGCGGATCAGTGCGAAGAAAAAACCCTACACACTAACTGCACCTGGGGCAACGATAACAAGCACATAAAAGTGACTTTAGTTTCGGATAAAGTGACGTTGTACAGCAAAAAAGGGCTGGAATAATACTCGCAGGCAAACAGGTTTCCTTACCTGTTTGCCTCTTATATTTGCATTTTTTCACAGCTCGCCTCCTCTCCTTTAAACCCCCTAATTATTTGAGCACAACCATTCCCCTTTAAATTGAGCATTTGTTGCTCACTTAGGATTGACAATAGGTACACAGACATGTTTTGATACTTCACGAAATATATTGAATACAATATACTTAAGGAGAAAACATGAACCATTTAAATCTTAAAACGAAGAAACTCAAAAATTTGACCAGC contains:
- the lrp gene encoding leucine-responsive transcriptional regulator Lrp, yielding MHTQLDRTDRKILVELQKDGRISNVELARRIGLSATPCLERVKKLEREGYIKGYKAVVDPVKLGQGLLVFVEVTVNKNSPDVFDQFNQAVKQHDEIIECHLVSGNFDYLLKTRVTDMSEYRGVLGEILLKLPSISESRTYVVMEEVKGEQGEVIKPCAP
- the ald gene encoding alanine dehydrogenase; amino-acid sequence: MIIGVPKEIKNHEYRVGMVPASVRELINHGHQVIVETNAGIGIGFTDEDYVQVGAEIRDTAAQVFEQADMIVKVKEPQAVERAMLREDQILFTYLHLAPDLPQTEDLVKSGAICIAYETVTDNRGGLPLLAPMSEVAGRMSIQAGAQALEKSNLGRGMLLGGVPGVEPAKVVVIGGGMVGRNAAQMAVGMGADVTILDRNIDVLRSLNAQFGSQAKVIYSTVDALEKHVVEADLVIGGVLIPGAAAPKLVTAEHIKAMKPGAAIVDVAIDQGGCIATSKATTHAEPTYIVDDVVHYCVANMPGAVPRTSTFALNNATLPYIIKLANQGYKEALLSDEHFLNGLNVIKGQITCKEVAEGFNMEYVEARAALANA
- a CDS encoding HDOD domain-containing protein, with translation MAISLTQQEKLILKTVNIPPRPQALLQFSEEAKLQEPNITKISDILQSDVAISAAILQVVNSAAFRRSREIDSIEQAVMVLGLKRLIPLVKAVALKSSVDLPAALSDFWETQSDIGQHASAICNRLNRPALANHAYMLGLFHGVGIPILCQHFDDYQNVLDKAQTDGWTEASQFEFAQYHTSHGTIGALLAQQWRLPKIVINVIYYQHDVDGILTSGELDSIGNDLLSILKIARHKSYLATTPVSEQNPEWQVIKDDVMDYLDISDEELDELWGESSE
- a CDS encoding methyl-accepting chemotaxis protein, which gives rise to MPVKFKFKVIAVSASVLFLALLLLSLKQYFLLKDNLQQQVNDSVGEIIQGISNTVTSQMQGAINLAVLTTGLVEQSDSLKQALPLISQPKLKETFLLIGYGEDATGNYVASDPGWDPGPTWDPRVRPWFAGAKQANQLIVTAPYADSVSKEIVVSVGTPVKKGSRFHGAIFFDVSLAKLGNMINSFELFDSGFAFMVSKDGTIISHPDTKLNGQQASKFLGRTQVSQTVQEISMNNRTYLITFKDVEGLDWYVGVALEKDKVFAAVNTMAQDATLFSLIAVIAAIVVLSLVINLLLKPLEDINVAMANIAQGHADLTVRLEASNEPEFASLAENFNRFTSRLQTLIADIQQLGHEVLEDARQTSTGANQATMAIEQQLNALNTLTTATANMSSTEQQVANTAQQAADAIQNTDNLASNGETIVAESTDAITDLSAQIKRAVDVVAELEVSSSGIEQILSVINGIAEQTNLLALNAAIEAARAGESGRGFAVVADEVRTLAQRTQEATTEIKAMIDQLQSGAQSAVGVMNQSQTIVEKSVSKANDTREALDAIRQSIASIVDLNVSIANMISEQKHVVEEVNNNASQIRNLSDTVFDEAKAVDHTMQSQVEKIAKQENMLEQFRV
- a CDS encoding PilZ domain-containing protein; protein product: MHSDLKDTFEQYFQIAESNQINLYPVDANMVPKSQAQLEAAIPPLFRLANEINELDLNALRPLRNLGDVASDLAAYLQAQSRKIDLIMSHILATEQPEDELLRCDSYGGGGIIATLEQDYDLGQNFRTKVFLQHEASAIFCYARVIDKEALDSGFRYTLAFTQIRDNDQELLVRASLHAQTRQLKKRQSPDENEQNS
- a CDS encoding agmatine deiminase family protein translates to MSFTLLPEWATQDAVMLTWPHQNTDWADILPQVEPVYIALCQQITQVEKVVIVANNVELKAHIKQKLTEADVDMTQIVFVDAPCNDTWARDHGPLTTQDASGRLSIKDFTFNGWGNKFAAELDNQINAHLHAKVVNPQNHYEAIDLVLEGGGIEIDEAGTLLTTSECLLNPNRNPHLTKTELEQKLSEILGAKQFLWVDHGFLAGDDTDSHIDTLVRFAPNNTLVYVSCDDPKDAHYEALSAMETQLKSFRTPQGQPYNLIALPWPKAVFNDEGERLPATYANYLIINDTVLMPLYGDDNDARALTQLQSAHPERTVIGIDCLPIIHQFGSLHCITMQLPAGFLKQD